The genome window ATTATTGCCAATATCTGACGCACTTCCTTCAAATCATATGTCATCATATTTTGGTAGATTATAATATTTTTTCGTATTTATTTTATAAACTATTTCTCGATACCAATATCTGATTGCCGATGGTATTCCTACCAAAATCGGAAATAGTGGACCAAGTAAAGCGTTTTGATATGTATGACCAGTTTCGTGATTTTTTAAATGCTCAGACGGATTTTCACTACAAAGAAACATTAGACCCATTTCAAGTCCACCCCAACCTTTACCTACTTCAATATAATAGATGCCTTTATGTTTCTTAGGTTTTTTACCAAATATTAATAAAACAAGAGTTATAATTAACCCTAAAAGTGTCATTATAATTCCTCAAGTACACGCTAAGATATAATAAAGAGGGCGATGTCTCTTTAAAAAATTCGCCCCTTTATCACACATGTTGTACATGAATCTTCCGATTTTACTAAATTTAGTTGTCATTTTTTAATTTATCAATCATTGCTTCTATCTTGACAATAAGCCATGCTTGAATGTCAGGGTAGAACTTTTTTAATAAATCTAAAGACTTAGCAGGTATTAGTTTTAATATGCTGTCGATTGTGTCTTCTAATGCTTTCTTTTGAGCTTCAGGAGTGAAGTTTCCTTCTTCTTTTAATTTCATAACGTATGTTTGATACGTTTTTCTAACTCCTTCTTCGATTAAGTCCTCGAATTTTCACATAGCATCAGCAAATTTTGTGCCTTCAATTTTGGTTTTAAACCAAGTTATCAGATAAGCACCAACTGCTGTCAATAGTGGGACTGCGACTGTTGTTAAAACTGCTATTACAATTTCTGTCCAATTCATTTTATTACCTCCTTTTATTTTTATTTAGCAATATTCAAAGAGGTATTGTTGCTATCAATGAGCCTCCAAATATTGCTATAATTTTAATTATTAAATGTATAGTTTCGTTCATATTCACCTTCCAGTAAGACGTTTAATTTGCTACTTTCAAATTAATTTTACTTTTTTATTTTGCAATTGAGTACCAGATTCACTTGCATATCCTAATTCTATTAATGGTGTATCCAATAGTGAGCTTACAGTAGAAAAATCATTGTCAAGTAGATAAGTGTGCTTTTCGTTTGGATTTCTTTGTGCTTTAATTACAGCTACATAAGGCGAATTATTATATGTTATAGCAAGATATTCATTTTCGTCTGAGAAAGAAGAAGATGAACCTAAACCTTGGTCTCCATCAGGACTAATTAATGCGTTCATTTTTGTAAATATATCTATTTCTCCTGTTTCATAAATAGTTATGTGAGGTGCGTTAAGATGGGTTACAGCTAAATACTTACTATCTTTTGAAAAGGTGCAACTTAGAGCTATATTTTGTTCTATAGTATTCATTGTAAGTTTGGAAAAATTATCTCCTGTTCCCTTTTTATAAATAGTAAGGCCTGGTGCATTTTGATGACCGATAGCTAAATATTTTCCATCTGGACTAAAAGCACAAGATTCTGCTTTGCCTGGTGGCGCTGTTAAGTTTATTTTACTAAAAGTATCATTAGTTCCTTTTTTATAAATTGTTACATAAGGAGTAGTTTCATGTGCAACTACTAAATATTGATCGTCGCTATTAAATGCACAATCATTTGCTATACTATTTAAATTTGGAACATTAATAAATGTTCAGCTTGCAGTAGTAGTTTTGTTACCTGTACTACCTTTACTTACACCAGTTATTGTCCAACCATTAAAATCATAGCCAGTTTTGGTAGGAGCGAGAAAAGTAATTGAAGGTGTTTCAATGTTATAAGTTGAAGGGTTACTAAGATTGTTAGTTCCACCATCTAAAATATAAGTTATAGTATAAGTTATTGGTGTTCAGCTTGCAGTGTATGTTGCTTCTCCAATAACTGGAGATATTTGTGGTGTTCAACCTGAGAGAGTATAACCATTTCTCTGAAGTGATGGAGGAGTAGGATCAACACCATAATATTCTTGTGTAGTTGTTGAAAGTCCAGTTCCATCATTGCGTATTCAAGTTATAGTATAACTTCTTGGAGTTTGTGTATACTCTGCAGTAATATCTAAATTTTGTGTTACATTCGTAAATGCTTTATCTCAACCACTAAATGTGTAAGTGTATGCTGGTGTTTGAGGTCTTGTAGGATTTGAAGGTGCAGTTGCACTACTACCGTGAGATACAGTTTGTGTTTTTAAAACGGTTTCATCCCAATTTTTAAATACGACTGTGTATGTTTTTATGGCTCCAACTATAACATATCCATCTTGAATTGTTCTAATATTTCCTTCAACAGTTACTGAAGATGTTACTGTAGGATTGTTATACCCAGTTTTTGCTACTGCAGATATTGATAAAACATCTCCATAATATATTTTATTGTCTATTATGGTTGTTCCTGCACTTTGATACGGGCTTGAAGTTCTTGAAACTGTTGTGCTTTGTAATGCTATATTAGTTTCTATTGTAAGTGTGTATTCTTTTGGTTTATATTTTGCATAAATATTAGTATTTGAAGAAATTTCTTCGTAAGACGGCTCTCACCCATCAAAATCAAAACCAGGAAATGTAGGACTGGTTGGTGGAGTTGCATTTTCTTGGTATAAAACGGATTCTGTTTTTAAAGCTTGCACTCCAGGAGTTCCATTAACTGGATTGGAATCAAAAAATCTAAC of Candidatus Margulisiibacteriota bacterium contains these proteins:
- a CDS encoding InlB B-repeat-containing protein, which gives rise to MTYILDGGTNNLSNPSTYNIETPSITFLAPTKTGYDFNGWTITGVSKGSTGNKTTTAS